The following are encoded in a window of Desulfopila inferna genomic DNA:
- the ilvB gene encoding biosynthetic-type acetolactate synthase large subunit: protein MSKIIGSQAIVKCLQEEGTRTIFGFPGGAVLDLYDALFEADIQHILVRHEQGAVHAADAYSRVTGEVGVALLTSGPGATNGVTGIATAYMDSIPLVVLTGQVPTKLIGNDAFQEVDIVGITRPCTKHNYLVKSTEDLVPTLREAFHIAKTGRPGPVLVDLPKDVVAGMCKYPEKKEIRMQSYQPNYEPHHRQVEKACKLIMQAKRPVLYVGGGVILSGAHKELTELAIKLNIPVTMTLMGLGAFPGTHELSMGMLGMHGTYTANMAVAECDLLIAVGSRFDDRVTGKLDEFADKAKVIHIDIDPTSISKNVKVDVPIVADCKSALTAMNTLFDDEKNFSLSAEAAKHLPWLEIINDWSTKHPLSYNTDCDIIKPQYVVEMLDKLTGGDAIITTEVGQNQMWAAQFYRFNKPRRFITSGGLGTMGYGLPAAIGAQIAFPDKCVIDIAGDGSIQMNIQELATAKQYNCPVKVAILNNGFLGMVRQWQELFYDKRYSSTVMDVCPDFVELAKAYGAVGLRATKVSDVEPVIKEALSTKATVLMDFVVSREESVYPMVPAGKANTEMLLV from the coding sequence ATGAGTAAGATCATCGGCTCCCAAGCAATAGTTAAATGTCTTCAGGAAGAAGGGACAAGAACCATCTTCGGGTTTCCGGGTGGTGCCGTTTTAGATCTCTACGATGCACTTTTTGAAGCTGATATTCAGCATATACTGGTGCGCCATGAGCAGGGCGCCGTTCATGCGGCCGATGCCTACAGCAGAGTGACGGGTGAAGTAGGCGTTGCCCTGCTGACCTCGGGACCCGGCGCCACAAACGGTGTGACAGGTATCGCCACCGCCTATATGGATTCTATTCCTCTGGTGGTTCTCACCGGCCAGGTGCCCACCAAACTTATCGGCAACGACGCCTTTCAGGAAGTTGATATCGTCGGGATCACCAGGCCCTGTACCAAACATAACTACCTGGTGAAGAGCACTGAGGACCTGGTTCCCACATTGCGGGAAGCCTTTCACATTGCCAAGACCGGTCGTCCCGGCCCGGTGCTGGTCGATCTGCCCAAGGATGTCGTTGCCGGGATGTGCAAGTATCCCGAGAAAAAAGAAATCCGGATGCAGAGCTACCAGCCGAATTATGAACCTCACCACCGACAGGTGGAAAAGGCCTGTAAGCTGATCATGCAGGCCAAGCGGCCGGTGCTCTATGTGGGCGGCGGTGTTATCCTTTCGGGAGCACATAAGGAGTTGACCGAACTGGCCATTAAACTCAACATCCCGGTAACCATGACCCTGATGGGACTGGGCGCCTTCCCGGGGACTCATGAGCTTTCCATGGGCATGCTCGGCATGCATGGAACCTACACCGCCAATATGGCCGTCGCCGAATGCGATCTGCTCATCGCCGTCGGTTCGCGATTCGACGACCGAGTCACCGGCAAGCTGGATGAGTTTGCCGACAAGGCCAAGGTCATACATATTGACATCGATCCAACCTCGATCAGCAAGAATGTCAAAGTCGATGTTCCCATTGTTGCCGACTGCAAATCTGCCCTGACCGCGATGAACACGCTCTTCGACGATGAAAAGAACTTCTCGCTCTCCGCCGAGGCCGCGAAACATCTGCCCTGGCTGGAAATCATTAACGATTGGTCGACAAAGCATCCCCTCTCCTACAATACGGACTGCGATATCATCAAACCGCAATATGTTGTCGAAATGCTGGATAAGCTCACCGGCGGCGATGCCATTATCACCACCGAAGTCGGGCAGAACCAGATGTGGGCAGCTCAGTTTTATCGTTTTAACAAACCGCGACGGTTCATCACTTCAGGCGGACTCGGCACCATGGGATATGGATTGCCGGCAGCTATCGGAGCCCAGATAGCCTTCCCTGATAAATGTGTGATAGATATCGCCGGAGACGGCTCTATCCAGATGAATATCCAGGAGTTGGCCACCGCCAAACAATATAACTGTCCGGTCAAAGTGGCCATTCTCAACAACGGCTTTCTGGGAATGGTGCGCCAATGGCAGGAACTTTTCTATGACAAGAGATACTCCTCCACGGTGATGGATGTCTGTCCCGACTTTGTTGAACTTGCAAAGGCATACGGAGCCGTAGGCCTGCGGGCCACTAAGGTGAGCGACGTAGAGCCGGTTATAAAAGAGGCACTCTCGACCAAGGCCACGGTGTTGATGGATTTCGTAGTTTCCCGAGAAGAAAGCGTTTATCCGATGGTACCGGCGGGGAAAGCTAATACGGAGATGCTCCTGGTTTAA
- the ilvN gene encoding acetolactate synthase small subunit: MKHTISVLLTNKPGVLSRVTGLFSGRGFNIESLCVAETLDPGVSCLTLVTRGDETIVEQITKQLHKLIDVIKVSDISDKEYVEREMVLLRVKAESHTRAEVLRIIDIFRGKVVDVSPKSYAIEVTGAASKINACIDILRPIGIKEIVRTGIIAMARSKTK; this comes from the coding sequence ATGAAACATACAATTTCCGTTCTTCTAACCAATAAACCCGGAGTTCTCTCCAGGGTTACCGGTCTTTTCAGCGGCCGCGGCTTCAATATCGAAAGCCTCTGTGTCGCGGAAACTCTGGATCCGGGCGTCTCCTGCCTGACTCTGGTGACCAGAGGAGATGAAACGATCGTCGAACAGATAACCAAACAACTGCATAAGCTCATTGACGTTATCAAGGTATCCGACATCAGCGACAAAGAGTATGTGGAACGGGAGATGGTTCTTCTTCGGGTAAAGGCCGAATCGCACACCAGAGCCGAAGTGCTGAGGATAATCGATATATTTCGCGGCAAGGTGGTTGATGTCAGCCCGAAAAGCTATGCGATTGAAGTTACCGGTGCAGCCTCCAAGATTAATGCCTGTATAGATATACTGAGGCCCATCGGTATCAAAGAGATTGTAAGGACGGGGATTATTGCCATGGCAAGGTCCAAGACCAAATAA
- a CDS encoding phosphatidylserine decarboxylase family protein has translation MKSPQVPVTREGYPFIFFFAFTTLIFALVGCSWVAYTGLAVTTFVLCFFRDPERFIPAKEHAVLAPADGKVIYVEKITDDEYLQQEVYKISIFMNVFNVHVNRLPLSGTVKKIIYKPGKFHSADSDKAVLYNENCTTILESETGKKIAFVQVAGLIARRIVNWLELEDKAVRGERFGLIRFGSRVDIYLPADTEIAIEKGQKVRGGETIIGYLNI, from the coding sequence ATGAAATCCCCTCAAGTACCGGTAACCCGGGAAGGTTATCCCTTTATATTCTTTTTTGCTTTCACCACCCTGATATTTGCGCTGGTCGGCTGTTCCTGGGTAGCCTATACAGGATTAGCCGTTACCACATTCGTGCTTTGTTTTTTTAGAGATCCCGAGCGGTTTATCCCTGCTAAAGAGCATGCCGTGCTAGCACCCGCGGACGGCAAGGTGATTTATGTGGAGAAGATCACAGATGATGAATACCTGCAGCAGGAAGTCTATAAGATATCGATCTTCATGAACGTATTTAATGTTCATGTAAACCGCCTGCCCCTCTCCGGCACCGTCAAAAAAATTATCTACAAACCGGGGAAATTCCATTCAGCTGACAGCGATAAGGCGGTTTTATATAATGAGAATTGCACCACGATCCTGGAGAGTGAGACCGGCAAAAAGATAGCCTTCGTCCAGGTTGCCGGTCTTATTGCCAGAAGAATCGTCAACTGGCTCGAATTGGAAGACAAAGCCGTAAGAGGCGAGCGCTTTGGCCTTATCCGCTTCGGCTCACGTGTTGATATATATCTTCCCGCCGATACCGAAATCGCTATTGAAAAAGGCCAGAAGGTTCGCGGAGGGGAAACGATTATAGGATACCTCAATATATGA
- the rsmD gene encoding 16S rRNA (guanine(966)-N(2))-methyltransferase RsmD gives MRIISGKAKGLQLNSPLGRSLAIRPTSDRSREALFSILGEKIAQARVLDLYAGTGAFGIEALSRGAASAVFVDSSPTSLHLIRKNTVILQKCLIRESFQPDISIIKCDLRKGLQSVFRKSSDTDPFDIIFLDPPYDKNLAQRTLEDLDNTSFLAKHGLIVAEERAKAVLSVEFKQFRLLDRRRYGDTGFWIYTAR, from the coding sequence TTGAGAATTATCAGCGGCAAGGCAAAGGGGCTTCAGCTTAACTCTCCCTTGGGCAGAAGCTTAGCAATCCGCCCCACTTCCGACAGATCCAGAGAGGCCTTGTTTTCAATCCTTGGCGAAAAGATTGCTCAAGCAAGGGTCCTGGATCTTTATGCAGGTACCGGCGCTTTCGGTATAGAAGCTCTCAGTCGCGGGGCTGCTTCAGCGGTCTTTGTCGACAGCTCTCCCACTTCGCTTCACCTGATCCGCAAGAACACCGTTATTCTTCAAAAATGCCTCATCCGGGAATCCTTCCAGCCTGATATTTCCATTATCAAGTGCGATCTCAGGAAGGGCCTGCAGTCTGTTTTTCGGAAAAGTAGTGACACAGATCCATTCGATATCATCTTTCTGGATCCACCCTACGACAAAAACCTGGCCCAGCGCACCCTCGAAGACCTGGATAATACCTCTTTTCTCGCCAAGCATGGATTAATTGTTGCGGAGGAGAGGGCAAAAGCCGTATTATCGGTTGAATTTAAGCAATTCAGGCTCTTGGACAGACGAAGGTATGGAGATACTGGTTTCTGGATATATACCGCCAGATAG
- the coaD gene encoding pantetheine-phosphate adenylyltransferase — protein sequence MEKTIAVYPGTFDPITNGHLDIVDRALNLFDKVIIALAVNPGKAPTFTLEERKQMIEECYPAKDSRVEVDPISGLMVDYAHRRKAKAIVRGLRAVSDFDYEFQLALMNRKLEREVDTIFLMAGFRWIYISSSIIKDAARHGGNVHDLVPQHVEWMLKKKFNTI from the coding sequence ATGGAAAAGACCATCGCAGTTTACCCAGGAACATTCGACCCGATCACCAATGGACATCTCGACATCGTCGACCGTGCTCTCAATCTCTTTGACAAGGTCATTATTGCCCTGGCAGTCAACCCCGGCAAAGCCCCGACCTTCACCCTGGAAGAACGAAAGCAAATGATCGAAGAGTGTTATCCCGCAAAGGATTCGAGAGTTGAAGTGGATCCGATTAGCGGACTAATGGTTGACTATGCACATAGAAGGAAAGCAAAGGCCATAGTTCGTGGGTTGCGGGCAGTCTCTGACTTTGACTATGAGTTCCAGCTGGCATTGATGAACAGGAAACTCGAAAGAGAAGTCGATACTATTTTCCTCATGGCCGGATTCCGATGGATTTATATCAGCTCTTCCATTATTAAGGATGCTGCCAGGCATGGCGGCAATGTACACGATCTGGTGCCGCAGCATGTCGAATGGATGCTGAAGAAAAAGTTTAATACCATCTGA
- a CDS encoding GTP-binding protein: MSFINLKDKVVQIKIVYYGPGRCGKTTNLEFVNRTYKKQIVSEMVSLKTHGDRTLFFDFLPFDMGQIKGYDIKIQLYTVPGQVKYNATRKLVLRGVDGIVFVADAMAKQRAKNIRSLNQLHENLQSYKESIFNIPLVLQYNKVDLKEHGIPILPTSVLQKDLNSRLKVPYFEASAITGYNVAATLKKIISSTVVSIQKKLL; the protein is encoded by the coding sequence TTGAGTTTTATCAATCTGAAAGATAAGGTTGTTCAAATTAAGATTGTTTACTATGGCCCGGGACGCTGTGGCAAAACCACCAATCTGGAATTCGTAAATCGTACCTATAAAAAGCAGATTGTCTCAGAAATGGTGAGTCTGAAAACCCATGGAGACAGGACGCTCTTTTTTGATTTTCTTCCTTTCGATATGGGGCAGATCAAGGGATATGATATAAAAATCCAGCTGTACACTGTTCCCGGTCAGGTTAAATATAACGCTACAAGAAAACTTGTTCTCAGGGGAGTAGATGGGATTGTTTTCGTTGCCGACGCCATGGCAAAGCAAAGGGCAAAGAATATCAGATCCCTTAATCAATTACATGAAAACCTACAGTCATATAAAGAAAGCATATTCAATATACCGCTGGTTCTGCAATACAATAAGGTGGATTTGAAGGAACACGGAATTCCGATTCTACCTACCTCGGTGCTGCAGAAAGACCTAAACAGCAGACTCAAAGTACCGTATTTCGAGGCCAGTGCGATTACAGGTTATAATGTAGCTGCGACACTGAAGAAAATCATTTCTTCCACGGTTGTATCTATTCAGAAAAAACTACTCTAG
- a CDS encoding roadblock/LC7 domain-containing protein, with amino-acid sequence MNYGIVSQEQLEQIDVILADKLIKLGVDCVIIIDMAGNIITAKDNGESKYDVYSFAALAAGNFATVDAMAKLVGEQEFSLLFHKGQESNIHFSKIDDELLLISMFGRDISLGFLRLNVVDVIEKIRRVWDTR; translated from the coding sequence ATGAATTACGGTATTGTCAGTCAAGAGCAGCTTGAACAGATCGACGTAATATTGGCCGACAAGCTCATAAAGCTGGGCGTCGACTGTGTAATAATTATAGACATGGCGGGGAATATCATTACTGCCAAGGACAATGGCGAAAGCAAATATGATGTCTATTCATTTGCAGCGCTGGCCGCGGGAAATTTTGCAACGGTTGATGCCATGGCCAAGCTTGTAGGTGAGCAGGAATTTTCACTTCTTTTCCATAAAGGCCAGGAATCCAATATACACTTCAGCAAAATTGATGATGAGCTTCTTCTGATTTCCATGTTCGGCCGTGATATATCTCTTGGCTTCCTGAGATTGAATGTTGTCGATGTTATTGAGAAAATCCGCAGAGTTTGGGATACCAGATAG